The Thalassomonas actiniarum genome contains the following window.
TTCGTTTTATCTGCTACAGCCCTTGATTTATCCGGTTGGTGACTTGTGCGACCGGCGTGGTAATTTTTCTTCCCAGGTTCACTTTATTGCTCACGTTTCTGGCCAGTTTAGCGCCGGTGGCTAAATTGGGATGGCCGCTAAGGGTTGCGCCGATTTGTAACGCGGTTGAGGCATGCTCGACCCGTTTTAATTGTCTTTCTCCCGTGGTTTGGTGCGGGTTATCGGGGCGGGTTAATCCCTTGTATAAAGACAGCCCCGCGTGTGCCACCACGGCGGTGGTGCCTAAAGTGCCGCCAATACCGGCAGTCATGCCTATTTGCCCTAATCCGCCGGCGGTTCTCAGCACCCCTTCACCCAAGCCGCCCCAGCTGCCATCTGGCTGCATATGGGTATGTATGCCTTTTACGCCCTGATAGACATCGTGTGCGCCAGAGGCCAGCCCGTAGAGGGGCAGGGCATTTTTGGCAAATTGATATCCTCCGCTGACCATGCTGGTTGCACCGCTGACGGCGCCGCTGACATTGCCGGAAACCGAAGAAAAGGCGCTATAGGCGCCACTCCCGGCACTTGAAAAGGCGTTATAGGCGCCACTTCCCGCACTTGAAAATGCGTTATATGCGCCGCTGCCGACACTGGAGAAGGTGCTGGATAAGCTTGTTGATGCTGCACTGGCCGCCGATGAAAATGCATTGTAAACGTTCATATTCGCTCGCTTAAAAAAGTGGGGTGAACAGCCGGTTGCTAACCGCTGAGTTTGTCTTATGCTTGGGGCAAACACAGTGCCAGTTCGGCACACAAAAGTTAAAAATATAACGGCGTTGCTTTGCAAGCTGAGTGTTTGTGCCCTGTCAGGCGGATAGGTTAGTTTTTCTTTGTATGATTGGCTGTTGGGCAAGTTAGCTGTTGCCCTTTATCGGCATCTTTTGCCGTTTTTTACTGTGATATCCGGGTGCTCTTTTACCCGGCGGCGGGCAACTGGCTTCCCGGTTAAGGATAAAGCTCCGGGCAGGCGGGCAAAGGAGACTGGGGGAGCAGATGTTCCCCCTTAATGTGGGATGTTAGTTGTCTAAAAGGGCACTGCTCGGCACTTTCGTCGGGCTGATATGTTCAATGGGATAGCAGCCCAGCACCTTGATAAAGTTGGTGAGCACGGTTAACTGGCTGATAGTATCTTGCAATGTCAGGCTCTTTAAATTGGCTTCGACATCCAGGTAAAACATTTCTTCCCACGGGCGTCCCTGAATTGGCCGGGATTCGAGCTTGCACATGTTAATGCCGTTATTTTTCAGTACCAGCAAGCACTCCACCAGGGCGCCGGGGTTTTGCCCCGTGGCTAAGATTAAAGTGGTTTTTGCCGGGATTTGCTCGGCGACATCTACCGGCTTGCGCGATACCAAAATAAAGCGGGTGTGGTTTTCAGCCTGGTTGGCAATACCTTTTTCCAGGGCATGTAATTTATAGAGCTGGCCGCCTTCTTCGCTGCCGATCACGGCAACGGTTTCATCCTGCAATTCATAAACCCTGGCCATGGCATCTGCGGTGCTCTCGCAGTATTCGATGCGGATCCCTTGCTGTTTGTCCAGGAAATTGCTGCACTGGCTAAACGGCTGGCCGTGGGCATAGATGGTTTTGATCTTATCCAAACTGGTATTGACTGAGGTTAACAGGCAATGTTCAATCGGCCGGGTGATTTCTCCCACTATGGATAAATTGGTGTGCTGGAGGATATCGTAAACTTCATTGATACTGCCGGAGCTGGTATTTTCTATCGGCAGCATGCCGTAATCGACATGGCCGGCTTCCACCAGCTGCATGATCTCGCTAAAGCTCTGGCAGCCGGTTTCGATAATCTTTTCTGCCCGGCGGGAGAAATACTTGTGGCTGGCAAGGTAGCTGTATGAGCCTTTGTCGCCGAGGAAGGCAACGCTGACCGTCGGCACCTGGATATTGGGATTGGCCAGCTGCTGCAGGTACGCCTGCTGGTTTAATACCGAGTCTTCGATGATGGTCTGGAAAATACTGGTGACATAATGGGCATCGAGGCCAAGTGCTTTGCCTTGGGTGATCAGGCGAACCAGCAACTCCTGCTCTCTTTGCTGATCCCTGACCGGGCGAATTTGGTGGGCCTTGCTTTTGGCAACGTTCAGGGTTAAAGCTCGGCGCTGGGCAAACAATTCGAGCAGCTTTTGATCCAGTACCGTTATTTTTTCTCTTATCTTGTTTAAGTCTAACTCTTCTTCGCTCACACCCGTATCCTCGTTTATCCGGTTTGTAAAATATTTTGGCAAAAAAAAACCTCCCGTAGAGGAGGTTTTCATCGTCTTTACTTCTTCTTTGCGACGTTAACCCCTCCGACCAGGCAGAGTAAAAAAGAAGCTAAAGAGGATGTTGCTGTTCATAGTATTCATGCCCTTACTCTATCGGGGCGAGGGCAAGAGTGTCAACAGTTTCCTTAGATCTATTTTTATTCATTTTTGTCCTTTGGCTGCTAATCGTTCGGCTAATACCCTGGTTAATAGTTAGACAAGGTCAAAATGTACTTGGTTTTTCCGGGCAAAAACGGTGAAACCTTGCCTTTGACCCAGTCGTCGTGGCCTTTGCCATAATACGGGCTCCAGGGGTGTCCCGACTGGCTGGTGGGCATATGCAAAATTCCCTGGTGTTCAAATCCCGGGGCTACCACCATGCGCTCGGAAGCGCCAAAGGTATTGTTTTGCACGTGGGGCATGTATTTATCGCCCGCCAGTTCGGTGGCCGGCATGTCAAGGAAGTAGCCGATAGCAGGCACGGCCCGGCTCAGGGGATGGCGTATTTGTGCGGTATTTTGTTGACCCCAGGTGGCGTCCTCCAATGCCTGATCTGCTGTCATGTCCTCGACGGTTTTTGCCAGGGCCTGTTCAAACAGGCCTTGCCAGCTTGATGTTGACGGCGGCAAATAGGCTAAGGGCTGCTTAGTGATCAACTGCCATAAAGGGATTTCCAGCTGATGGCGGATAACATAAGTATCATAAGCCTTGCCGTTATCGGCGGCTGCCAGCTGGTTATTAATACCTTCAAATAGCTGGTTTTTGACATTGAGGCGGAAATTGCGCACCAGGCGGTAGGCGACAGAATCGGTTGTGGCCTTTAATACCTTATTATCCAGCAGGGTTTTCACTTGCTGCCATTGGCTGTGTTTTGCCAGGGTCGCGGGGGTGAGTACCCGGTTGAGTAAAAAATCTTGCCAGCGGTCAAGGAATTTTGCCCGGTGATCTAAGGCGATATCCAGCAGGTCCTGTTCGTTAAAGCGACTTTTTTCCCGTAAATTATCCCGTATCTGGCTGGCGCGGGCGCCGAGGGCATAACCGCCGTTGCCGATTTTATCCAGCATCTCTCCGCCGACTACGCGGGAGTTGGCGGTCCACAGGCGGTTGCTTTCAGGGTTTTTAATCTTAGGGTATAAATCCGGCGGGAGATAACCTGACCAGGAGTTTTCTCCTGTGGCCCAGTTGGCGGGCACATCGCCGATATCGCCGTGTTTAACCGGGATCGGTCCCATTATGGTCCAGCCGATATTGCCTGCTTTGTCTGCCACTACCATGTTTTGCGCCGGTATCCCGGAAGTTGCCGCGATGGCAAAGGCCTGGTCGGTATTTTTTGCCTGTTCCAGCTCGGTCAGGTTGAGATTGACGGCATTAAGGTCGTGGGCGACCCAGCGGTAGGCGATCATTTGGCCCTGATAGTTTTCACCGATCACCGGTCCCCAGATGGTATCCCTGACCGAGATTTCCACCGACTGTTGATCTTTTACCGCGATCACCTGCTTATGGGTGGTAAAGGGCAGATAACCGTCCGGCGTCAGGTACTGGCTGTTGTCTTCATTGGTTTCTAACAGAATAACGTCGCTCCAGTCGCCGTAACTGTTGGTGAAACCCCAGGCAATATCGCCATTGCTGCCGGCGATAATGCTCGGCGCGCCGGGCAGGCTGACCCCGGTTACCTTGACCGCCTGGTTTTCGTGGTTGCGGTATTCAAGGGAGGCGCGATACCAGGTATTGGGCACCCTGAGGTTGAGGTGCATATCATTGGCAAGTATCGCGCTGCCGTTTTCACTGAGTTTGCCGGAAACCGCCCAGTTATTGGAGCCGGGCAAGGCCTGATCCCGGTAAAGCGAGTTGTTTGCCTGAGCTTGACCGCTGTGCGTTGCCGTGCTGTTTGCCTGCCAGCCTTGAGTTGGTATTGCCGATTCCGGGTAACGGCTGTTATCTATGGCGGCATCCCAGCGGCTGCCTTTGGGGTTTAAAAACTGATAGATGTCATTCCCCAGGGTGTTTTTTATCATGCCCAGGGTCAGCTCGCGTTCGCCGTATTCAAACTGCAAATCGACATACATGCTGAAGATGGTCAGTACAGTGTCTTCTTCCTGCCAAAAGACCGGCTCTTGCTGCAACAGCAGGTATTCGAACGGGGCGGCTTTGAGCAACTCCAGTCCCTGGTTGACGCCCCGGGTGTATGCTTTTAGCAAGTTGAGTTGCGGCGGCGGCAGGTGTTTGATGATTTCTCTCGCCCTTTCCCTGAACCTGTGACGGCGGATCTTTTTATCGTGTTTCAGGGCCGCGGGACCGAATAAACTGGACAACTCACCGGCGGAGTTGCGCCGTAATAAATCCATCTGGAAAAAACGCTCCTGGGCATGGACAAAACCTAAGGCAACGGCAACATCATTGCGCTGTTCGCCTTTGATGGTGGCAATGCCGTTCTCGTCTCTCTCTATCACTGTGGTGCCGGATAAACCGAAGATATCGGCCTTGCCGTCGAGCATCGGCAGGGCGCTGTTTATCTGGCTGTATAACCAGGTAAAGGCGGTGGCGAATACAAAGAAGAGCACCAGGGTGCAGCCCAGGAGGATATTTTTATATTTTTTCATGTCCGGTGTCAGCAAATACTTGATTTAGTGATTAAAGGCAGATTACCTTAAAACTTGCCACAGCTACAGGAAATTTTGTTGCGAGAGCTGGTAGTCAATCCCGGTTTTGGCATAAGATATGCGAGATATAAAATGGATTCGCTGGCTGGCAACTGGTAAATCTGTTATCATCTTTCGCTTATTTTTTAGCCTTAGTATTTAATGATAATGTTGCTGTTTATCATCAAAAGTAAGTATTCTTTACTATTCAAATTATTAGCTGCGGTTTTTTTCGCCGGCGCTTTGATTTTTGCCTGGGTAAACTATGGCGAGATCTGGCCTTTGCTGCTCCCCTTTTTATTAGTGGGCGGCTTGCTGTTTTCTGCGCGTCGGGCAATCAATGTCGAAACCGACAGGTTAATAACAGCACTGGTTGAAAAATTGTCGTTAAAACCGGTAAAAGAAACGGTTTTTAACTTTTCTCCCCTGCAGCGTATTTATCTTGCCGTGAACAAGATTATTGCCACCCTGCTGCTGAAAGTAGAGACCCATAACAATACCCTAAATGCCATCAGCGACGTAGTGATCCGTACCGATAAAAACGGCTATATTTCAGATGCCAACCAGGCGGGACTTAAGTTCTTTTCCTGCGATTTTGATGAACTTAAAAAACATTGTTTTGCCGAGCTGATGTCCAATAAGGCCGGGGAAGATACCCGGGACGGTTTTAAAGATATTCTGGAAAATATCAGCTCAGACAAGTCAGCGGATCGGGTCTATAAAAATACTTATACGCTGAAACCGGGAAAACAAACCTTAAGCATAGAGCAGGATGTCAGCGGCATTTTTGATGATAACGGCGAATTAACCGGTACCGTTATCGTGTTAAGGGATGTGACCCGCGCCGAACAGCTGCGCGCCCGGTTGCGCTATCAGGCCAATTATGACAGTGTTACTAAGCTGTTTAACCGTTATAAGTTCGAACAAAAACTGATGGATGCCTGGCATGATGCTCAGGAAAACAAACAGCAACATGCCTTGCTGCAGCTTGATATGGACAGGTTTAAGCTGATCAATGACAATGCCGGCCATGCCGCCGGTGATCAGTTGCTGCGGGAAGTCGGCCAGCTGCTGAAATCTGCGGTACGCCAAAGTGATATTTGCGCCCGTATCGGCGGCGATGAATTTTCTATCCTGTTACTCGGCACCACCAAAGAAAGTACTTTGACGGTAATGGAAAAACTTAACAGCGCTTTTAAGCAGCTGCCTTTTAGTTTCCATGGCCAGGTGTTTGAAGTGGGGGCCAGTATCGGCGGCACTTTGATCAACCATACCTCCCCACCTCTGGTGGAAATAAAACGCCAGGCGGATGCCGCCTGTTTTATGGCGAAGAACAAAGGCATAAACAGATGCCAGCTCTTTGATGATAACGATGAAAGCCTGGTTATTCACCAGCAGGAGCCGCGTTGGGCGGCGCGTATCCATCAGGCGTTGGAAAATGATGAGTTTGAACTTTTCTTTCAGCCTATCAAGGCGTTAAATACCCAGGCTAATACCAAGCAGCATCTTGAAATATTATTGCGCCTTAAAAGTGACAATCAATATTTGAGCCCGAGTGTGTTTTTACCTGCGGTAGAGCGTTTTCGCCTGACCGACAAAGTTGATGCCTGGGTAGTTAATAAGGCGTTTTCCTGGTTAAGCCAGCACCCTGAGTTATGGGGGGAAATCGTGATTTCCATTAATCTTTCCGGCGAGTCCGTCACCAATACTGCCTTGATCGATCATATTTTAACCCTGCATCAGGATTTGCCTTTTCCTTCCGCTGCCGTCTGTTTTGAAATTACCGAAACCGCCGCCATTGCCAATATGTCTAAGGCGACGACTATGGTGGAGAAGTTGCGTTTTGCCGGTTTTGCCATTGCCCTGGATGATTTTGGCAAAGGCTTTTCCACTTTCAGTTATTTAAAGAACCTGCCGGCAAAATATATCAAGATCGACGGCAGTTATGTCCAGGATGTCCTCAATAATCAGTCCGATCTGGCGATAGTCAAGGCGATCAACTCTTTGGCGAAAACCCTGGATATGTATACCATCGCCGAGTTTGTCCAGTGCGAGCAGGCAATGTCCCTGCTTAATGAAATCGGGGTCGATTTTGTCCAGGGGTATGGTATTGCCAGGCCCAGACCTTTGGCGGAATATCACACCCTGGCAAACGTTTATGAAGCCGGCGGCGATTTTATCGGCGACAGTTTTAGTTGTGATGCCGCCCCTGCCACTTGCCGCTAATTGTCTTTGCCCGGCTTTGCGGGCATTTTTTGTTGAGAATAGTTACAATTGTTCCTTTGCTTATGGCCTAATCGGCTGTTAGCGTAAGGTATTCTCTTGCTAAATAACGATTTTGATGTACGACCAAAGCCCCTTTAAATCTGACTTTGCTGTTTTCTCACACCCGGATAACACCGAGCTTTGTTATCTGGACAGCGCCGCTACCTGTTTAACCCCCAAAGTGGTGGCCGAGGCCATGTACCAATATCAAAGCTTTTCCCATGCCAACAGCCATAAAGGCCTGTACCGGTTAAGCGCCAGCGCTACTGAACGGGTGGAACAGGCCAGAGTCTCTGTGGCTGAATTTATCGGTGCGGACGCCGATGAGCTGGTTTTTACTTTTGGCACTACAGAGGCGATTAACCTGGTGGCAAACAGTTTTGTCCGCCCCAGGTTGTCAGCGGATAAAAATATTGTGATCAGCTGCGCCGAACATCATGCCAATTTATTGCCCTGGCAGCGTTTATGCCAGCAAACCGGCGCTGAGTTAAGGGTGGCTTCACTGACCCCGCAGGGGTTGCTCGATGTTGCTGAGCTTGCCGCTTTACTTGATGATAATACCTGCTTTATTGCGATTTCCCATATCTCCAATGTGCTGGGCGGCCTTAACCCGGTTGAACAGGTGTGCCGTCTGGCCAGGCAACAATCTATTCCTGTGCTGATTGACGGCGCGCAGGCGGTGAGCCATGGTCCGGTGGATGTTAAACACCTGGATTGTGATTTTTACGCATTTTCCGGCCATAAACTCTATGGTCCTGCCGGCTGCGGCGTATTGTTTGCCCGGGCGGATTGTATTGAGGTGATGGAGCCGGATACCCTTGGCGGCGGCATAGTCGAGCAGGTCACTTTGACCGAAACTCGCTTTATCGACGGGCCGATGAAGTTTGAGCCCGGCTCCCATAATGTTGCTGCCATTTGCGGCCTGGTTGCAGCCATAGATTATATCCGGGGCATAGGCTGGCCAGCGCTGGTCGCCTATATGGATGAGCTGAGTGTTTACTTACATCAGCAATTAGGGGATTTACCCTTTATCAAACCGCTAATACCGGGTGCTTCCGGCGCCTGGTTGTGCAGCTTTCAATGCCAGGGGGTACACAGCCATGATGTCGCCGGTATGTTAGACGGGGATGATATTGCCGTGCGCGCCGGTCATCATTGTGCCCAGCCTCTGCATCACTACCTGGGGCTTAAATCCAGTGTCCGGGTTTCGCTCGGGCTTTATAACGGACGTGAAGATATAGACCGTTTGGTGGCAAGTTTAAAACATACTTATCAGCTGCTGGCCGCCGATTAGCGTTGGGGAGCAGAGCAAGATGACTTTCAACAGTTAAATGCATTCACTAAGGCTATTTAATAAGGCTTTAATAAGGTAAAACGTGGTAACGGATAAGAAACAGGCCATGCTCTATCAGCAGGCGTTATTACAACATCATAAAAATCCGGTGGGCTTTAATGAGGCCATCAGTTTCAGCCATCAGGCACGGGGCAGCAATGCCGCCTGCGGCGATGAAATCACGCTGCAGCTTGCCTACGCCGATGATACCATTAAGGCGGTTGCCTTTAGCGGCGACAGCTGCGCCATCTGCCGGGCATCGGCTTCTATTTTATGCCAGCAGTTGCCGGGTGCTACCGCCAAACAGGCAGATGAGCAAATGATGGATATCCTGGCTGGGCTGGATGG
Protein-coding sequences here:
- the pheA gene encoding prephenate dehydratase, whose amino-acid sequence is MSEEELDLNKIREKITVLDQKLLELFAQRRALTLNVAKSKAHQIRPVRDQQREQELLVRLITQGKALGLDAHYVTSIFQTIIEDSVLNQQAYLQQLANPNIQVPTVSVAFLGDKGSYSYLASHKYFSRRAEKIIETGCQSFSEIMQLVEAGHVDYGMLPIENTSSGSINEVYDILQHTNLSIVGEITRPIEHCLLTSVNTSLDKIKTIYAHGQPFSQCSNFLDKQQGIRIEYCESTADAMARVYELQDETVAVIGSEEGGQLYKLHALEKGIANQAENHTRFILVSRKPVDVAEQIPAKTTLILATGQNPGALVECLLVLKNNGINMCKLESRPIQGRPWEEMFYLDVEANLKSLTLQDTISQLTVLTNFIKVLGCYPIEHISPTKVPSSALLDN
- a CDS encoding penicillin acylase family protein, yielding MKKYKNILLGCTLVLFFVFATAFTWLYSQINSALPMLDGKADIFGLSGTTVIERDENGIATIKGEQRNDVAVALGFVHAQERFFQMDLLRRNSAGELSSLFGPAALKHDKKIRRHRFRERAREIIKHLPPPQLNLLKAYTRGVNQGLELLKAAPFEYLLLQQEPVFWQEEDTVLTIFSMYVDLQFEYGERELTLGMIKNTLGNDIYQFLNPKGSRWDAAIDNSRYPESAIPTQGWQANSTATHSGQAQANNSLYRDQALPGSNNWAVSGKLSENGSAILANDMHLNLRVPNTWYRASLEYRNHENQAVKVTGVSLPGAPSIIAGSNGDIAWGFTNSYGDWSDVILLETNEDNSQYLTPDGYLPFTTHKQVIAVKDQQSVEISVRDTIWGPVIGENYQGQMIAYRWVAHDLNAVNLNLTELEQAKNTDQAFAIAATSGIPAQNMVVADKAGNIGWTIMGPIPVKHGDIGDVPANWATGENSWSGYLPPDLYPKIKNPESNRLWTANSRVVGGEMLDKIGNGGYALGARASQIRDNLREKSRFNEQDLLDIALDHRAKFLDRWQDFLLNRVLTPATLAKHSQWQQVKTLLDNKVLKATTDSVAYRLVRNFRLNVKNQLFEGINNQLAAADNGKAYDTYVIRHQLEIPLWQLITKQPLAYLPPSTSSWQGLFEQALAKTVEDMTADQALEDATWGQQNTAQIRHPLSRAVPAIGYFLDMPATELAGDKYMPHVQNNTFGASERMVVAPGFEHQGILHMPTSQSGHPWSPYYGKGHDDWVKGKVSPFLPGKTKYILTLSNY
- a CDS encoding EAL domain-containing protein produces the protein MLLFIIKSKYSLLFKLLAAVFFAGALIFAWVNYGEIWPLLLPFLLVGGLLFSARRAINVETDRLITALVEKLSLKPVKETVFNFSPLQRIYLAVNKIIATLLLKVETHNNTLNAISDVVIRTDKNGYISDANQAGLKFFSCDFDELKKHCFAELMSNKAGEDTRDGFKDILENISSDKSADRVYKNTYTLKPGKQTLSIEQDVSGIFDDNGELTGTVIVLRDVTRAEQLRARLRYQANYDSVTKLFNRYKFEQKLMDAWHDAQENKQQHALLQLDMDRFKLINDNAGHAAGDQLLREVGQLLKSAVRQSDICARIGGDEFSILLLGTTKESTLTVMEKLNSAFKQLPFSFHGQVFEVGASIGGTLINHTSPPLVEIKRQADAACFMAKNKGINRCQLFDDNDESLVIHQQEPRWAARIHQALENDEFELFFQPIKALNTQANTKQHLEILLRLKSDNQYLSPSVFLPAVERFRLTDKVDAWVVNKAFSWLSQHPELWGEIVISINLSGESVTNTALIDHILTLHQDLPFPSAAVCFEITETAAIANMSKATTMVEKLRFAGFAIALDDFGKGFSTFSYLKNLPAKYIKIDGSYVQDVLNNQSDLAIVKAINSLAKTLDMYTIAEFVQCEQAMSLLNEIGVDFVQGYGIARPRPLAEYHTLANVYEAGGDFIGDSFSCDAAPATCR
- a CDS encoding aminotransferase class V-fold PLP-dependent enzyme, yielding MYDQSPFKSDFAVFSHPDNTELCYLDSAATCLTPKVVAEAMYQYQSFSHANSHKGLYRLSASATERVEQARVSVAEFIGADADELVFTFGTTEAINLVANSFVRPRLSADKNIVISCAEHHANLLPWQRLCQQTGAELRVASLTPQGLLDVAELAALLDDNTCFIAISHISNVLGGLNPVEQVCRLARQQSIPVLIDGAQAVSHGPVDVKHLDCDFYAFSGHKLYGPAGCGVLFARADCIEVMEPDTLGGGIVEQVTLTETRFIDGPMKFEPGSHNVAAICGLVAAIDYIRGIGWPALVAYMDELSVYLHQQLGDLPFIKPLIPGASGAWLCSFQCQGVHSHDVAGMLDGDDIAVRAGHHCAQPLHHYLGLKSSVRVSLGLYNGREDIDRLVASLKHTYQLLAAD
- the sufU gene encoding Fe-S cluster assembly sulfur transfer protein SufU is translated as MVTDKKQAMLYQQALLQHHKNPVGFNEAISFSHQARGSNAACGDEITLQLAYADDTIKAVAFSGDSCAICRASASILCQQLPGATAKQADEQMMDILAGLDGQQVFPQEAEALMAVSQYPVRKQCALLPWTALKEIIPQLLARTNTESNTESHAEENSENPQEKN